The following is a genomic window from Pirellulales bacterium.
ATGCGATGGGGAGTGAATCGGAGCGGGAGCGGCTCCGCGACTGTGTCGCCGGTCGAGTCCTCTTCACGCCGCTGTATTGGATGAACAAGAAAATCCGCGCGGCCCGATGGAAACGCCCCTTGATCGAAATGCGGCAACTCGTGAAGACCGGCTGGCGGATGGCTTCGACGCGGGCGGTCGTGGAAGCGGCCGAGCGTTATCAGGCCGACTTGATCCACAGCAATACGATTGTCACGGGCGAAGGAGGTTGGACCGCAGCTCGGCTGAAATTGCCGCACGTTTGGCACGTTCGCGAATTGGTCGGTCCGGGCGGGATTTGCCGATTCAACCGCGAGGGAAAGGCGCTGGGCGAGCGTTTGGCGCGGCATGCATCGGTCGTCGTGGCGAATTCGCAAGCAACCGGGGCCCGGCTCGCCGAACTACTGCCGCAGGGATTGCTTCGCGTGGTGCCCAACGGGATCGATATCAGCCGGTTCGCGCCGCGGAAAACGGCGTCGCGCGGCGGGCCACGGGTGGTCGCCATGGTGGCCGCGTTGAGTTCCCGTTCGAAAAATCATCTGCTGTTCGTTCGTGCAGCCGCTCAATTGCGCGACGTGGATGATGTCGAGTTTCGCATCTATGGCGATGATCCTTCGACGAGCGATCCAAGCCGCAAAGATGCCTATGCCAACGCAGTGCATCACGCGGTAGGCGGGCTGGGGATCGATCAGCGGTTCCGCTGGCCCGGGCACATCGCCGAACCGGCCGATATCATGCAGGGAATCGATATCCTTGTGCAGCCGTCGGAGCAAGAATCGTTCGGACGCGTGATGGTGGAAGCGATGGCGGCGGGCATCCCGGTTGTCAGCGTTCGCGGCGGCGGCGCGGCGGAGATCGTCGTCCACGAAGAAACGGGATTGTTGGGGCCGCCGAATGACGTAGCGGCAATGGCCGCCGCGCTCCGCCGCTTGCTGGATAATTCGGCACTGTGCGCGCGATTCGGTGCTTCAGGTCGAGCACGGGTCGAGGCGAATTATTCGCTCCGCGCGTGTACCGAGGGAATGCTTGCAGCCTATGCGCAAGCCATGCATAGCCCCGTCGGGCTGCTGACCGCAACTAGGCAAAGCGTGGATCGACCATGAAGTTTTCGGTCTGCATTCCGAATTACAATTACGAGAAATACCTCGGCCGCACGATCCAAAGCGTGCTGGACCAGACCGAGGCGGATTTCGAAGTGCTGGTCTCGGACAACGCCAGCACGGATCATTCGATGGACGTCGTGCATAGCTTCAACGACCCACGAATTCGCTCGCAGATCAACGCCTGCAACGTCGGTTTCGCCGGCAATCTAGACCGCGTCGGCCGAATGGCTGGGGGCGATCGGATGATGCTGCTTTCGTCCGACGATTTGCTGAGGCCCGGCACACTGGCAACGTATCGCGCGTTTTTTGAATCGCTGGGGCCGGCGGGCATGACGGCCGTCGCCAGCGCCGCGGTCGACGTCATCGATTCCGACGATCGGCCGATCGGGCGCATCGGCTTGCCGGCGAATTCGGTATGGAATGAATCGGACCGTGCGCCGGAGCTCGACACGATCGCGGGTGGGCCGGTGTACCGCGTCGCCGGCCGCGAACTGCTCCGTCGCTGCCTTTTGACGATGCAGAATCCGTTTCAATTCGCCGCGACGATTTATCCACGGTCGCTTTACGAGGCGGTGGAAGGCTACGGCGGCGGGCGGCAATTGAATCCCGACAAATGGTTCCACTGGAAGCTGCTGTCGAAAGCCGACATGGCGTTTTTCATCGACCGCTCGCTGTCGGCCTACCGATGGCATTCGTCGAATCAGGCTTCGCTACAAGCCGGCAGCGGAGCACTGAAATATCTTGTCGATGAATATGTATCGACGTTCGAAATCGATGGCCGGCTCCTCCAGGAGATCGGCTTGCAGCGAGCCGAAGTCGAGCGCGCGTTTATCGAATACGATATCGGGCGCCACGGCTTGGCTACCCTCGGCCGCGGTCAGCGCCGACTGGCGCGGCGCATTTACCACTACGGCAAGGCCGTGTATCCACAACACACCGCCAAGAATCGATATGTTCGAGTGCTTAGACTATTGCTCGCCCTCGGGCCGTTCGGGCAGGCGGCTGCCCGGGCCGCCTACCGCTATCGCACACGCGAAAGCCGTGCAAAGGCTGAGAACGCCTGGGAATTGACTGGATCGTACCGTTGATTGCCGACATGGGGTTCAGTTTCGACTGCGGGAGGCGATGCTCCCGATCGGCGCGCCGATTCGCGCAGATCACGGCTTCTCGGCCACGAAACAGGCGGCTCTCTGTCCGGCTTCCCCGTCGGGGCGGAAGGAAACCGCGGACCATGCGGTTCGTTCGGCGGCTAGCCGGCCTTGAAGTCAGCTCTACTGTCCGCTTTCAGGCGATTCCTCCGATCCGGTATGCAGCGGCGAACCTGAAAACGGTAATCGGACCGCGATCACGCACTACCCTCAGCAACTCCGCGACTTAGAATAGTATCATCGGCCTCTCGCGGTACGTGCGGCTGAAGCCGTCGGGGTTAGACGATTTGAACATACTTTGGCGCGGTATTTTCGATAGCAGAGGTTTCCGTTGGCAGTCTCGATGAGTTCGAACCAATTTGCACAGCCGAATCGACAGTGGCTTACGGCGATGGCCGAGCGTGCCAACGCATTGCGCCAAAAACAGGCAAATCGGGTCACCCTCGGTGGGGTTTGGCTGTTCTTGATCGGGCTGACGATTTTTCTCTCCGGCGTGCGGGCGTTCCGTCTTCCTGTGTTTAATTTGCGCCTGCAGCCGTTCCTGTTTCCGCTAGCCGTGGCGATTCCCATCACGGCGCTGCGAATGGCCAGATTTCCGACAAGGGCGCTTGTCGGACTCATGCTCTTTTGGGCTCTTTACGCGATTTCGCTGGTCGGACCGAGCATCCAGCGAGTGTCCCCGTTCGAGGACGCCACCAAGCTCGCCGCGGGAGTCGCCGTGGTGATCACGGTGGCGGTGCTCGTATCGAGCCGCGCGGATTTCGTTCTTGGCTCGACCGGGCTCGCCCTGGCGATTGGATTGCTCGCCTTTCGCGGCCTTGAAGAAGAACAAGAAAACATCATCGAAGTCGCGAACAAGAATTCCTATTCGCTGTATGCCCTGCCGGCCGTGCTGCTGGCGATTTTCATTGCGGTGCGCGTCGATTGGAAGAAGGTTTCTTTCCGAAAGCTTGCCATTCCGGTCGGCCTGGTGTGTTCCTTGGCAGCCGCAATCGCGATCGTCGCCGGAGCCAATCGATCGGGATATGTGGGACTCGCGCTGATCGTTCTGATGATGGGTTTCTATTTGGTGTTCAGCCCCAGGCTTCGGCTCGGAAAGAAATCGCAAGGAGCAGTTCTGCTGATATGCCTGATCGCGGCGGTGGTGGCCGGCCTGGCCTACAAAGGGGCCGAAGTGTTCGAGCACCGCTATGAGCAGACCGTACAAGGAACGGAATCGGACACGCTACGGATTCATCTGTTTGAAACAGCGTTGATTATCGGCTTGGAGAATCCGATTCGCGGCGTCTCGCCACAAGTCTTGCCGGTAATGTTGGCGCACCGCCTATATCCAGACGTGAATCCCGGGAACGGCGTCGAAACCCACAATGTCTTCGCCCACGTCATCGGCGGATCGGGTTTTATCGCGATGGGTGTTTTACTGTATGTCGCCTGGACATTGTGGTTTTGGAGGTCGCCGAACAAGCGATCCCGCGAAAGCGCCGCGGATTTCTTCGATGCCCGTTGGTTACTGCGGATGATGGTTGTGTTATGGGCGGTCCGCGGCGCGTTCAGCCAAGAAATTCTATACAATCCGGGCTTTTGCATGGGTCTGGGATTGGCGATCGGTTTGTGCATGGTCGAATTGGAAACATTGAAGAAGTCGGCGACATTCGGTCCCGCGATAGGGCGAATACTGCCGGCAAGCGCGGCTCGATCGTAATTGCTTGTGCGGCTTCGCCCTGGTTTATTATCGCGCCGCAATTTGGTGAAAAACCGCATAGCTGTTGCGCCGAACATTGACACCCCGGCGAACTTGCCTTCGGACGCGCGTTCGATCGCGGAATCGTTCGCGGCTCCGGCTTTTTTGTCCGCCGAGGAGCGTCGCCGGTTGAAGGCGATCCGCGTCGGCTTTATCAGCGGCCGGTTCTGCTTTTCCGGCGATGGAATCTGGGCCGATGCCGGCTTGGGACGATTGCTCGATGCGCTTTATCCGTGGTGTGGCCGGCTGACGGCGGCCCTTTGCCAATCCGATCAGCCGCAACCGCTCTTGGATCATCGCCTGCAACTGTCGCCCGACGACGTTCTGCGGTTGCCCGATTTGCCTAGTATCGGCCGCGGCTTCGGCAAGATCGCGTCTTGCCGGCGGGTTATTC
Proteins encoded in this region:
- a CDS encoding glycosyltransferase family 4 protein, with amino-acid sequence MVALEHPSLQLAPSDTTAAVELPRMVLHVMNSAGGGAAMSTQDLIHSLAERGIQSSVVCHAMGSESERERLRDCVAGRVLFTPLYWMNKKIRAARWKRPLIEMRQLVKTGWRMASTRAVVEAAERYQADLIHSNTIVTGEGGWTAARLKLPHVWHVRELVGPGGICRFNREGKALGERLARHASVVVANSQATGARLAELLPQGLLRVVPNGIDISRFAPRKTASRGGPRVVAMVAALSSRSKNHLLFVRAAAQLRDVDDVEFRIYGDDPSTSDPSRKDAYANAVHHAVGGLGIDQRFRWPGHIAEPADIMQGIDILVQPSEQESFGRVMVEAMAAGIPVVSVRGGGAAEIVVHEETGLLGPPNDVAAMAAALRRLLDNSALCARFGASGRARVEANYSLRACTEGMLAAYAQAMHSPVGLLTATRQSVDRP
- a CDS encoding glycosyltransferase family A protein gives rise to the protein MKFSVCIPNYNYEKYLGRTIQSVLDQTEADFEVLVSDNASTDHSMDVVHSFNDPRIRSQINACNVGFAGNLDRVGRMAGGDRMMLLSSDDLLRPGTLATYRAFFESLGPAGMTAVASAAVDVIDSDDRPIGRIGLPANSVWNESDRAPELDTIAGGPVYRVAGRELLRRCLLTMQNPFQFAATIYPRSLYEAVEGYGGGRQLNPDKWFHWKLLSKADMAFFIDRSLSAYRWHSSNQASLQAGSGALKYLVDEYVSTFEIDGRLLQEIGLQRAEVERAFIEYDIGRHGLATLGRGQRRLARRIYHYGKAVYPQHTAKNRYVRVLRLLLALGPFGQAAARAAYRYRTRESRAKAENAWELTGSYR
- a CDS encoding O-antigen ligase family protein, whose translation is MAVSMSSNQFAQPNRQWLTAMAERANALRQKQANRVTLGGVWLFLIGLTIFLSGVRAFRLPVFNLRLQPFLFPLAVAIPITALRMARFPTRALVGLMLFWALYAISLVGPSIQRVSPFEDATKLAAGVAVVITVAVLVSSRADFVLGSTGLALAIGLLAFRGLEEEQENIIEVANKNSYSLYALPAVLLAIFIAVRVDWKKVSFRKLAIPVGLVCSLAAAIAIVAGANRSGYVGLALIVLMMGFYLVFSPRLRLGKKSQGAVLLICLIAAVVAGLAYKGAEVFEHRYEQTVQGTESDTLRIHLFETALIIGLENPIRGVSPQVLPVMLAHRLYPDVNPGNGVETHNVFAHVIGGSGFIAMGVLLYVAWTLWFWRSPNKRSRESAADFFDARWLLRMMVVLWAVRGAFSQEILYNPGFCMGLGLAIGLCMVELETLKKSATFGPAIGRILPASAARS